The following are from one region of the Corylus avellana chromosome ca1, CavTom2PMs-1.0 genome:
- the LOC132188457 gene encoding probable purine permease 11, producing the protein MTDNQEPMLADEPSTNQLPLRKLNQWHWWFLVAINILFLIVGQSAAVLLGRFYYDQGGNSKWMATLVQTAAFPVLFIPLFLIPSSKEPSTSSTSTSIKVLAMIYFSLGVLIAGDNMMYSVGLLYLSASTYSLTCASQLAFNAVFSYFINSQKFTMLILNSVVVLSLSASLIAVNDDSEGPSGVSKWKYIIGFLCTLAASALYSLLLSLMQLSFQKILKRETFSVVLEMQIYTSLVATCVSIVGLFASGEWNSLHGEMEGFGTGRVSYVMTLVWTAVTWQICSVGVVGLIFVVSSLFSNVISTASLAVTPIASVIVFHDKMNGVKVIAMLLALWGFASYIYQNYIDDAKARRARNDVSESQNNSSC; encoded by the exons ATgacag ATAATCAGGAACCGATGCTCGCAGATGAACCCTCGACTAACCAGTTGCCATTGAGAAAACTCAACCAGTGGCACTGGTGGTTTTTGGTTGCAATAAACATTCTCTTCCTCATTGTGGGCCAATCTGCTGCTGTTCTTCTTGGGAGATTTTATTATGACCAGGGTGGAAATAGTAAATGGATGGCTACTCTTGTCCAAACTGCGGCCTTCCCAGTCCTTTTCATCCCGCTCTTTCTTATTCCTTCCTCTAAAGAGCCTTCAACTTCTTCGACCTCAACCTCTATCAAGGTTCTTGCCATGATCTACTTCTCTCTTGGAGTGCTCATAGCTGGTGATAACATGATGTATTCTGTTGGACTCTTGTACCTCTCTGCCTCTACTTACTCCCTCACATGTGCATCCCAATTAGCTTTTAATGCGGTTTTCTCTTACTTCATTAATTCCCAGAAGTTCACCATGTTAATTCTTAACTCTGTGGTTGTCCTCTCATTATCTGCTTCCCTGATTGCAGTCAATGATGACTCTGAAGGACCATCAGGAGTTTCCAAGTGGAAATATATCATTGGCTTCCTTTGTACCCTTGCAGCTTCCGCACTCTACTCTCTTTTGCTTTCCCTGATGCAGCTTTCCTTccaaaaaattctaaaaagggAAACATTTTCTGTGGTTTTGGAAATGCAAATCTATACATCACTTGTTGCCACTTGTGTTTCTATTGTGGGTCTCTTTGCAAGTGGAGAATGGAACAGTTTGCATGGGGAAATGGAGGGTTTTGGTACAGGAAGAGTTTCTTATGTAATGACTTTGGTTTGGACAGCTGTGACTTGGCAGATTTGTTCTGTTGGTGTTGTGGGCTTGATTTTTGTGGTGTCATCTCTCTTCTCCAATGTTATCAGTACTGCCTCTTTGGCTGTTACTCCTATTGCTTCTGTGATAGTTTTCCATGACAAGATGAATGGCGTCAAGGTAATTGCTATGCTTTTGGCTCTCTGGGGTTTTGCATCTTATATTTACCAGAATTATATTGATGATGCTAAGGCAAGAAGAGCACGAAATGATGTTAGTGAATCTCAGAATAATTCTTCATGTTGA
- the LOC132166471 gene encoding uncharacterized protein LOC132166471 — MRCKKHTADFSGTVGVCASCLRERLFELIAKQAEAQQKAQLSRAESRASALTEDPRKSDAALPQPPPLSFPRSVSPYVARRKSDESTWQHNTCSDRRFYSTPQVGPTYAANTFATVEACRKKNGGRFSLLTRLFRSRSEKIESDPRVSSQESCGPSSSGTIASSPQWLSAIFSGSRRKNSRLFVVEEPSAAENRKSRPITDRGMSPVRTADSDNECDRSPSASGYSSESWRSPAFAVRKARQGHSRNVPGMAFCLSPLVRASPGRHWSKKGLPPDMAVSGEARAPMKPHLSTAASFCKNRSRKLADFGRVHHNR, encoded by the coding sequence ATGAGGTGTAAGAAACATACCGCCGATTTCAGCGGCACCGTCGGCGTCTGCGCTTCCTGTCTCCGGGAGCGCCTCTTCGAACTCATCGCCAAGCAGGCGGAGGCACAGCAGAAGGCGCAGCTGTCGCGAGCGGAGTCACGCGCCTCTGCTTTGACGGAGGATCCCAGGAAGTCCGACGCGGCTCTGCCACAGCCGCCTCCGCTGTCCTTCCCTCGGTCCGTGTCGCCCTACGTAGCTCGGCGCAAATCGGACGAGTCTACGTGGCAGCACAACACCTGTTCAGACCGACGATTCTACAGCACTCCGCAGGTGGGTCCTACCTACGCGGCCAACACCTTTGCCACCGTTGAGGCTTGTAGGAAGAAGAACGGGGGGAGGTTCTCGCTGTTGACGAGACTGTTCAGGTCCAGATCCGAGAAAATCGAATCGGATCCTAGGGTTTCGTCTCAGGAATCGTGCGGGCCCTCGTCGTCGGGGACGATCGCTTCTTCTCCCCAATGGCTCTCCGCGATCTTCTCCGGCAGCCGGAGAAAGAATTCGCGGCTCTTCGTCGTAGAAGAACCCTCTGCCGCCGAGAACAGAAAGTCTCGCCCGATAACCGATCGAGGAATGTCTCCGGTGAGGACGGCGGATTCGGACAATGAATGCGATCGATCTCCTTCAGCTAGCGGGTACTCTTCGGAGTCGTGGAGGTCTCCGGCGTTCGCGGTGCGCAAGGCGCGGCAGGGACACAGCCGGAACGTGCCTGGAATGGCGTTCTGCCTGAGCCCGCTGGTGAGGGCGAGCCCTGGCCGGCACTGGAGCAAGAAGGGCTTGCCGCCGGATATGGCGGTCTCCGGAGAGGCCAGGGCTCCGATGAAGCCGCATCTCTCCACGGCAGCGTCTTTTTGCAAGAACCGGTCGAGGAAGCTCGCGGATTTCGGGAGAGTCCACCACAACCGTTGA